A region from the Lycium barbarum isolate Lr01 chromosome 8, ASM1917538v2, whole genome shotgun sequence genome encodes:
- the LOC132607781 gene encoding uncharacterized protein LOC132607781, with the protein MYADRKVRDLEFMVGEQVLMKISPMKGAVRYHLDGTHIVSWDSVLLDENLSYEEESIGILDRQVRKLRSNEIASVKVQQKHRHIEEATWEIESDVHARYPQLFANSGVGEKPEIWCLVFVVAAPDPL; encoded by the exons atgtatgcggaccgaaaggttcGGGATTTAGAGTTTATGGTGGGCGAGCAGGTTCTtatgaagatttcacccatgaagggtgctGTGAG GTATCATTTAGACGGGACTCATATTGTCAGTTGGGATTCTGTGTTGCTGGATGAGAATCTGTCCTATGAGGAGGAGTCTATTgggatcttggataggcaggttagaaagttgaggtctaaTGAGATTGCTTCTGTTAAGGTTCAACAGAAGCATCGTCATATTGAGGAGGCCACATGGGAGATCGAGTCAGATGTACATGCCAGATATCCTCAGTTATTTGCTAACTCAG GAGTGGGTGAAAAACCAGAAATTTGGTGTTTGGTGTTCGTTGTAGCAGCACCAGATCCGCTATAG